A single region of the Vicia villosa cultivar HV-30 ecotype Madison, WI linkage group LG4, Vvil1.0, whole genome shotgun sequence genome encodes:
- the LOC131596865 gene encoding uncharacterized protein LOC131596865, producing MEVGRGDQWNRVFRRRRRARARWESKDSSRNENFRENRRLSSFFFSSFADNLNAKNMYETFRSFGDIDEVFIPAKRDARGGRYGFVRFFDVEDERKLAIKLVNIFIGARKLHVNLPRYQRRHNVQVEGAHRREYGKEQVPLKTGKPDSVFKPGCSYVDALNNTINTDTKVKAMKKVLCIVEDEDLRRFKKAFVGLVLKPGSSYNFQETLNQEGFYAIQSTPLGANMCLLEDRLEGAIQSWLADEEEWVKRWFKEVRPWNPSDVDKERITWIHCYGVPCHAWLPDVFRKILTPVGNFLCADDNTRQKTKMDVARVLVKTGDPKAILEDIEVIINGESFVVNLVEDAQCPLRCLPSVGSSEISDSEDDMSNPWQHDEEDEQALEAEAGEVGEVGCDLTSFHEKEIFRRI from the coding sequence ATGGAGGTAGGAAGAGGAGATCAATGGAATAGAGTGTTTAGAAGAAGGCGGCGTGCTAGAGCACGATGGGAAAGTAAGGATAGCAGCAGGAATGAAAACTTTCGGGAGAATAGAAGattatcttctttctttttctcatcTTTTGCAGATAACCTAAATGCAAAAAACATGTATGAGACTTTTCGGTCCTTTGGTGATATAGATGAGGTGTTTATTCCGGCAAAGCGAGATGCAAGGGGAGGTCGTTACGGTTTTGTTCGTTTCTTTGATGTGGAAGATGAACGAAAACTTGCCATAAAGCTGGTTAATATCTTTATAGGAGCTAGGAAACTCCATGTTAACTTGCCAAGGTACCAGAGGAGACATAATGTGCAGGTAGAAGGAGCTCATAGGAGAGAATATGGTAAGGAGCAGGTACCCTTGAAGACAGGTAAACCGGATTCAGTTTTTAAACCTGGCTGTTCTTATGTGGATGCGTTAAATAATACAATCAATACTGACACAAAAGTGAAAGCCATGAAAAAAGTTTTATGCATTGTGGAAGATGAAGATTTGAGGAGATTTAAGAAGGCTTTCGTGGGCTTGGTGTTAAAGCCAGGGAGCTCTTATAATTTTCAAGAAACTCTCAACCAAGAAGGCTTTTATGCTATTCAATCCACTCCTCTTGGTGCAAACATGTGTCTGTTAGAAGATAGGCTGGAAGGTGCAATTCAATCATGGTTAGCAGATGAAGAGGAGTGGGTGAAGCGCTGGTTTAAGGAAGTTCGTCCATGGAATCCGTCGGATGTAGACAAAGAAAGAATTACATGGATTCATTGTTATGGTGTGCCGTGTCATGCGTGGTTGCCAGATGTCTTTAGGAAAATCCTAACGCCGGTGGGAAATTTCTTGTGTGCTGATGATAATACGAGGCAAAAAACAAAAATGGATGTAGCCAGGGTCTTAGTTAAAACAGGCGATCCTAAAGCCATCTTAGAAGATATTGAGGTGATCATCAATGGTGAAAGTTTTGTGGTAAACCTTGTTGAGGATGCACAATGCCCCCTTCGATGCCTTCCCTCTGTTGGTTCATCGGAAATTTCAGATTCAGAAGACGATATGTCAAATCCATGGCAACACgatgaggaagatgaacaggCATTGGAAGCGGAGGCGGGTGAAGTAGGTGAAGTAGGCTGTGACCTAACTTCTTTTCACGAAAAGGAGATATTCAGAAGGATATAG